In Alteribacter lacisalsi, a genomic segment contains:
- a CDS encoding general stress protein has protein sequence MRTDVAGVYETTEETIREIEKLRGEGKTAEQITIASKEDHALGKIARKSDAHVQDVDDLEDPDRDDGFFDKVKNVLGQDNSVESNGDKLIEIGLSEEDAARYEKEVDNGNILVIVKDLGTVPNAAASDETRDPRKF, from the coding sequence ATGCGAACCGATGTAGCAGGTGTATACGAAACGACTGAAGAAACGATCCGGGAGATTGAGAAGCTCAGAGGTGAAGGAAAAACGGCTGAACAGATCACGATTGCCTCAAAAGAAGATCATGCCCTCGGTAAAATTGCGAGAAAGTCTGATGCCCATGTACAGGATGTCGATGATCTGGAGGACCCGGACCGTGATGACGGCTTCTTTGATAAAGTCAAAAATGTTCTCGGACAGGACAACAGCGTTGAATCTAATGGTGACAAGCTGATTGAAATCGGCTTAAGTGAAGAAGATGCTGCCCGATATGAAAAGGAAGTGGATAACGGCAATATCCTTGTCATCGTCAAGGATCTGGGCACCGTGCCTAACGCTGCTGCCAGTGATGAAACACGGGATCCCCGTAAATTTTAA
- the htpX gene encoding protease HtpX, producing the protein MGKRFMLFVLTNIMVLTTIMIVWSLITTFTGVGQNGFQDGSAGLGIDYVALGLFSLVVGFAGSFISLAMSRWMAKKMMKVKVIDPDGPMSSQERMVVEMVHRLSRAAGMMHMPEVGIYRSSEVNAFATGPSKKRSLVAVSSGLLQTMDDDAVEGVIAHEVAHVNNGDMVTMTLLQGVINTFVVFFSRIAAIIVSRFVQNDSMRMLVHIAAIFIFQILFSILGSIVVMAFSRYREFHADRGGADLAGRDKMAHALRSLKAYVDRASVKNERNDDTAIATMKINGKGGIAKLFSSHPDLDERIRRLEQQ; encoded by the coding sequence ATGGGTAAACGATTTATGCTTTTTGTACTCACTAATATTATGGTCCTGACGACGATTATGATCGTCTGGTCCCTCATCACTACATTTACAGGTGTAGGGCAGAACGGCTTCCAGGATGGAAGTGCCGGCCTTGGAATCGACTACGTGGCTCTCGGACTGTTCAGTTTGGTTGTCGGTTTTGCCGGTTCCTTTATCTCCCTGGCTATGAGCCGCTGGATGGCAAAGAAGATGATGAAAGTCAAAGTCATCGACCCGGACGGGCCAATGAGTTCCCAGGAGCGTATGGTTGTGGAGATGGTACACCGTCTGAGCCGTGCTGCCGGCATGATGCATATGCCGGAAGTGGGGATTTACCGGAGCAGCGAGGTGAACGCTTTTGCAACCGGACCTTCCAAGAAGCGCTCCCTTGTTGCCGTTTCATCCGGACTGCTTCAGACGATGGACGATGACGCTGTGGAAGGTGTCATTGCCCACGAGGTCGCCCACGTGAATAACGGCGACATGGTCACGATGACATTGCTGCAGGGTGTGATTAACACCTTCGTCGTCTTCTTCTCACGGATCGCAGCGATTATTGTTTCAAGGTTTGTACAGAACGACAGCATGAGAATGCTCGTTCACATTGCAGCCATCTTCATCTTCCAGATTCTGTTCTCGATTCTTGGAAGTATCGTAGTCATGGCGTTCTCACGCTACCGCGAATTCCACGCAGACCGTGGCGGAGCGGACCTTGCCGGACGGGATAAAATGGCACACGCCCTTCGTTCGCTTAAAGCGTATGTGGACCGTGCCAGCGTGAAAAACGAGCGCAACGATGATACCGCGATTGCCACGATGAAAATCAACGGCAAAGGCGGCATCGCGAAGCTCTTCTCATCCCATCCGGACCTTGACGAGCGGATCCGCCGTCTTGAACAGCAGTAG
- a CDS encoding M20 peptidase aminoacylase family protein gives MTANTETLNEIFEHLHKNPELSWEETETTAWLKAFIESKGVSVRTFDDCTGLTAEIGNGSPVVAVRADIDALWQEVNGTFQANHSCGHDAHMTIVLGTFLELLEKRDQLSGTVRFIFQPAEEKGTGALKMVEKGVVDDADYLFGMHLRPFQELGPGEFAPAISHGAARLIEGSIRGDDAHGARPHLNTNAVQVGAELVMAINGMHFDPMVPQSMKVTGFQAGGKSANIIPGSAAFSVDARAQKNEVMDAMTSQFDRLIHMVADYHNIEISTEVKADMPAAILNEEATAVMEEGIIEALGTDACRPAIVTTGGDDFHFYTIKRPHVKATMLAVGCGLSPGLHHPDMTFDRSAIPDAVKVMTCAVQKALET, from the coding sequence ATGACAGCCAATACGGAAACTCTAAATGAAATTTTTGAACACCTCCACAAAAATCCTGAACTTAGCTGGGAGGAAACAGAAACAACTGCCTGGCTTAAAGCATTCATTGAATCAAAAGGCGTTTCTGTCAGGACATTCGACGACTGTACCGGGCTCACAGCAGAAATCGGAAATGGAAGTCCGGTAGTGGCTGTCCGGGCCGATATTGATGCCCTCTGGCAGGAAGTAAACGGGACTTTCCAGGCAAACCACTCCTGCGGTCACGATGCCCATATGACGATTGTGCTGGGAACTTTCCTTGAACTGCTTGAAAAAAGGGATCAATTGTCCGGTACGGTAAGGTTTATCTTCCAGCCTGCGGAAGAGAAGGGAACCGGCGCCCTGAAAATGGTGGAAAAAGGCGTCGTGGACGATGCGGATTACCTGTTCGGCATGCACCTTCGTCCTTTTCAGGAACTGGGGCCGGGAGAATTTGCACCTGCCATTTCCCACGGTGCTGCCAGGCTGATCGAAGGATCAATCAGAGGTGATGACGCTCACGGTGCAAGGCCTCATTTGAACACGAACGCCGTGCAGGTAGGAGCGGAACTTGTGATGGCGATTAACGGCATGCATTTCGATCCGATGGTGCCGCAGTCCATGAAAGTGACTGGCTTTCAGGCCGGTGGAAAAAGTGCCAATATTATTCCGGGAAGTGCAGCGTTTTCTGTGGATGCCCGGGCGCAGAAGAACGAGGTCATGGACGCGATGACGAGTCAGTTTGACAGGCTGATCCACATGGTAGCCGATTATCATAATATTGAGATCTCCACGGAAGTGAAAGCGGACATGCCTGCGGCAATTCTGAACGAAGAAGCCACAGCAGTTATGGAAGAGGGGATCATAGAAGCTCTCGGCACGGACGCCTGCCGTCCTGCTATCGTGACAACAGGCGGAGACGATTTTCATTTCTACACCATAAAGCGTCCCCATGTGAAAGCGACGATGCTTGCCGTTGGCTGCGGACTCTCACCTGGTCTCCATCACCCGGACATGACGTTTGACCGAAGTGCGATTCCCGATGCTGTTAAAGTCATGACCTGTGCGGTGCAGAAAGCACTTGAAACATAA
- a CDS encoding WG repeat-containing protein: MFKRIFVPRLFPASLKTADGTKWGYINETGQFMIPPELEAAGAFQENGLAVVTFGGAGIMNETGRFIVPPEYEVISSFSEELAVMIKNSLYGLLNQAGNEMLAPSYFWISDYKERRAVYQEADDPIRYGYLDESGTPVIPAHYLYAYDFSDGKALVQKDGESYALIDKNGTVLQQFPYSQMSGLSEGLIAFRESFQAKAGYVNENGEVVIEPQFSIALPFEGNRAVVNISEKIENRYGLINRDGAYVIEPIYNDIIQLGSGRAAVGKALRPEEPFAGSVYAVADSLTGVLFTDFVYDSVTPYDRGYSSVTQGSISFFINRDGVPAPNLPVVSGSGTLSFEGNLIRAFTDLRLSYFDRNGRMVWAQNTVIPLSGTVYIQEMKYRPDPNYLVYYPQFRGIPDSTGEQRVNRKLRRLSNVRPVTTEETADTTYTGDFSVLFTQEDLTVLELNGYEYRFGAAHGMPTRATVSVDIRSGRFFSLGDLFKDDADYVAVLSGIVSGTIDENPENYFPDAYEGISPDQPFYVTGDSLVLYFAPYEIAAFAAGFPEFRIPFTEIEELLDTSGAFWCSFHAC, from the coding sequence ATGTTTAAAAGGATCTTCGTTCCCCGTCTGTTTCCAGCCAGCTTAAAAACGGCAGACGGCACGAAATGGGGCTACATTAACGAAACGGGCCAGTTCATGATCCCGCCGGAACTTGAGGCAGCCGGCGCATTTCAGGAAAACGGCCTGGCGGTTGTGACCTTCGGCGGAGCAGGGATTATGAATGAAACAGGACGGTTTATCGTCCCGCCGGAGTACGAGGTGATTTCTTCTTTCAGCGAAGAACTTGCCGTAATGATTAAAAACAGCCTCTATGGCCTTCTGAATCAGGCAGGGAACGAGATGCTGGCCCCTTCCTACTTCTGGATCAGTGATTATAAGGAGAGGCGGGCCGTCTATCAGGAAGCGGACGATCCAATCCGGTACGGCTATCTTGACGAAAGCGGTACCCCTGTTATTCCTGCTCATTATCTATACGCATATGATTTTTCTGATGGGAAAGCCCTTGTGCAGAAAGATGGCGAGTCCTATGCGCTGATTGACAAGAACGGGACAGTCCTCCAGCAGTTTCCCTACAGTCAGATGAGCGGACTCAGTGAAGGTCTGATCGCGTTCAGGGAGTCTTTTCAGGCGAAAGCCGGTTACGTAAATGAGAACGGGGAAGTTGTCATTGAACCCCAGTTCAGCATCGCACTGCCGTTTGAAGGGAACCGGGCCGTTGTAAACATAAGTGAAAAGATCGAAAATCGGTACGGCCTGATAAACAGGGATGGGGCGTATGTAATCGAACCGATTTACAATGATATTATTCAGCTCGGAAGCGGACGGGCGGCTGTCGGCAAAGCCCTCCGCCCCGAAGAACCGTTTGCAGGATCCGTTTATGCTGTGGCAGACAGCCTGACAGGGGTTCTTTTCACTGATTTTGTATACGACAGTGTCACCCCGTATGACAGAGGCTACAGTTCTGTTACCCAGGGAAGCATTTCCTTTTTTATTAACCGTGACGGGGTGCCTGCACCTAACCTGCCTGTTGTTAGCGGGAGCGGTACACTTAGTTTTGAAGGCAACCTGATCCGGGCTTTTACAGACCTCAGACTTTCGTACTTTGACCGTAACGGCCGGATGGTCTGGGCGCAGAACACTGTCATACCATTATCAGGAACGGTGTATATTCAGGAGATGAAATACCGTCCAGACCCTAATTATCTCGTCTACTACCCGCAGTTCAGGGGCATACCCGATTCAACCGGGGAACAGAGAGTAAACAGGAAACTGCGGCGCTTATCCAATGTAAGACCCGTAACAACTGAAGAAACTGCCGACACCACCTATACAGGTGACTTTTCAGTTCTGTTCACTCAGGAAGATCTGACGGTTCTGGAGCTGAACGGGTATGAGTATCGTTTTGGTGCTGCTCACGGGATGCCTACCCGTGCAACGGTTTCTGTTGATATTCGAAGCGGGCGTTTCTTTTCGTTGGGAGATTTATTTAAGGATGATGCAGATTATGTTGCCGTGCTCAGCGGTATTGTGAGCGGAACAATTGATGAAAATCCAGAAAATTATTTTCCGGACGCCTATGAGGGGATTTCTCCCGATCAGCCTTTCTATGTAACCGGGGATTCTCTAGTTCTCTATTTCGCCCCGTATGAAATTGCCGCTTTTGCTGCCGGATTCCCTGAGTTTCGGATTCCCTTTACTGAAATAGAGGAGCTGCTCGATACATCAGGCGCGTTCTGGTGCAGTTTTCATGCCTGCTAG
- a CDS encoding SDR family NAD(P)-dependent oxidoreductase, translating to MKLQDITAVVTGGASGLGAGAVRHITANGGRAVIFDLDEMRGRTTENESVLFVRTDVTDEDQVAAALTQVENHLGSVNAVINCAGIAIAEKVNGRRGIHALESFSKVIDVNLKGTFNVIRLAAEKMQRNEPDEHTGERGVIINTASVAAFDGQIGQAAYSASKAGVAGMTLPIARELADHGIRVMTIAPGLFNTPMFESLPQEARDALGAMTPFPKRLGEPEEYAQLAGAIIENPMLNGEVIRLDGAIRMQPK from the coding sequence ATGAAACTTCAGGATATAACGGCGGTTGTCACCGGCGGTGCATCGGGCCTTGGAGCCGGGGCTGTCCGTCACATAACCGCAAATGGAGGCCGGGCGGTGATCTTTGACCTGGATGAAATGAGGGGGCGGACGACCGAAAATGAAAGCGTTCTCTTTGTCCGGACGGATGTCACGGATGAGGATCAGGTCGCAGCAGCTCTGACCCAGGTGGAAAACCACTTGGGGTCGGTCAATGCAGTGATAAACTGTGCGGGAATTGCAATCGCAGAGAAAGTGAACGGACGGAGGGGAATACACGCCCTCGAGTCGTTTTCAAAGGTCATTGATGTGAACCTGAAAGGCACCTTCAATGTCATCCGTCTTGCTGCGGAAAAAATGCAGCGAAACGAGCCTGATGAACATACAGGAGAGCGGGGAGTGATCATTAATACAGCCTCAGTAGCGGCATTTGACGGTCAGATCGGCCAGGCGGCATACAGCGCTTCAAAAGCCGGTGTCGCCGGGATGACGCTGCCGATTGCAAGAGAACTTGCCGATCACGGCATCCGCGTGATGACGATTGCCCCTGGCTTGTTTAACACACCGATGTTTGAAAGCCTGCCGCAGGAGGCCCGGGACGCTCTTGGTGCCATGACGCCGTTTCCGAAGCGGCTTGGAGAGCCGGAAGAGTATGCCCAGCTTGCCGGTGCGATCATTGAAAATCCGATGCTTAATGGAGAAGTGATCCGTTTGGACGGTGCCATACGCATGCAGCCGAAGTAG
- a CDS encoding acyl-CoA dehydrogenase family protein: MQHPYLTDDHQIFRQALKKFLEKEAYPHYDKWENERMIPRDFWKKLGQQGFLCPDLPETYGGAETDWGFSVVIEEELERVGTGLVGVSLHNDIVVPYITDYGSEEQKNRWLPKCTTGEKITALAMTEPGAGSDLANIKTTAIKNGDHYILNGQKTFITNGIHADLVVVACKTDPKAEPKHKGVSLLIVERGAEGFSRGRKLDKIGLHCQDTAELIFEDCKIPAQNLLGEEGKGFLYMMDKLQQERLAVAIGAQVAAEEMLTDTIEYTKARKAFGTAVSSFQNTRFRLAEIATEIEMGRSFLDQLIGRHIQGEDVVKQVSMAKYKLTETARLTATVCMQLHGGYGYMEEYKIARRYRDTPVSAIYAGTNEIMKTIIAKKIGL, encoded by the coding sequence ATGCAACATCCATACTTAACCGACGATCATCAGATTTTCCGTCAGGCGCTGAAAAAGTTTCTTGAAAAAGAAGCGTACCCCCATTACGACAAGTGGGAGAATGAGCGGATGATCCCCCGTGATTTCTGGAAAAAACTCGGGCAACAGGGATTCCTGTGTCCCGATCTGCCTGAAACATACGGCGGTGCTGAAACCGACTGGGGATTCAGTGTAGTCATTGAAGAAGAACTGGAACGTGTCGGGACCGGTCTTGTCGGCGTTTCGCTTCATAACGATATTGTGGTGCCTTATATCACGGACTACGGCAGTGAAGAACAGAAAAACAGATGGCTGCCAAAGTGTACGACCGGTGAGAAGATCACGGCCCTTGCTATGACAGAACCAGGCGCGGGATCGGATCTGGCTAACATCAAAACAACTGCCATCAAAAACGGCGACCACTATATTCTGAACGGGCAGAAAACATTTATTACAAACGGTATTCATGCTGATCTCGTAGTCGTGGCGTGTAAAACGGACCCGAAAGCCGAGCCGAAACATAAAGGAGTCAGTCTGCTTATAGTGGAGCGTGGTGCCGAAGGATTTTCCCGCGGGAGAAAGCTCGATAAGATCGGGCTTCACTGTCAGGACACTGCTGAACTGATTTTTGAGGACTGCAAAATTCCTGCACAGAACCTTCTTGGTGAAGAAGGGAAAGGATTTCTTTATATGATGGATAAGCTGCAGCAGGAGCGCCTAGCGGTTGCGATCGGCGCACAGGTTGCCGCTGAGGAGATGCTTACGGACACGATTGAATATACCAAAGCCAGGAAAGCATTCGGCACAGCCGTGAGCAGCTTTCAGAACACCCGCTTCCGTCTGGCTGAAATCGCAACGGAAATTGAAATGGGGCGCAGCTTTCTGGATCAATTGATCGGCCGTCATATCCAGGGTGAAGATGTTGTTAAGCAGGTGAGTATGGCAAAATACAAACTTACTGAAACCGCTCGTCTAACAGCCACTGTCTGCATGCAACTCCACGGCGGCTATGGTTATATGGAAGAATACAAAATTGCCAGACGCTACCGCGATACCCCTGTTTCCGCGATTTACGCAGGCACGAATGAAATTATGAAAACGATCATCGCAAAGAAGATCGGACTATAG
- a CDS encoding thiolase family protein gives MNREAVIVDAVRTPVARKKGLFQHVRPEDLAAAALKGLTDRTGVDPAEIEDVIMGCVTQSGEQAGDIGRQAALIADYPVHVPGTTIDRQCGSGQQALHFAAQAVLSGDMDTVVAAGVENMTRVPMGSNFQGARPSTALTDRFELVHQGESAERIAEKWGFSRSALDAYAAESHERAIRAIKEGRFKREIVPVKVEMPDGTTQVLSQDTGPRPGTTEETLSKLEPVFRTDGVIHAGNASQISDGAGAVLVMSREKADRLGLKPRFRVHTRVVIGSDPTLMLTGPIPATELVLKKSGLTLNDIDVFEVNEAFASVPLAWLRETGADPGKLNPNGGAIALGHPLGASGIRLLTAMMSKLERTGGRYGLQTMCEGYGMANATIIERL, from the coding sequence ATGAACAGAGAAGCTGTTATTGTGGACGCGGTACGCACGCCGGTTGCACGGAAAAAAGGGCTGTTTCAGCATGTCCGCCCTGAGGACCTTGCTGCAGCTGCCCTGAAAGGTCTCACAGACAGAACCGGCGTTGATCCGGCAGAAATTGAAGATGTGATTATGGGCTGTGTGACCCAGAGCGGGGAGCAGGCAGGGGATATTGGGCGGCAGGCTGCTCTCATTGCAGACTATCCGGTGCACGTCCCGGGTACAACCATTGACCGGCAGTGTGGATCCGGCCAGCAGGCCCTCCACTTTGCTGCTCAGGCAGTTTTATCCGGGGATATGGATACCGTTGTCGCTGCCGGAGTAGAGAACATGACCCGTGTTCCGATGGGATCCAATTTTCAGGGAGCCCGCCCGAGTACCGCTCTAACTGACCGTTTCGAACTTGTGCATCAGGGCGAGTCCGCCGAACGAATTGCCGAAAAATGGGGCTTTTCACGCTCAGCGCTTGATGCGTATGCTGCCGAGAGCCACGAACGGGCGATCCGGGCAATAAAGGAGGGAAGATTTAAGAGAGAAATTGTACCTGTCAAAGTTGAGATGCCGGACGGTACAACTCAGGTCCTCTCTCAGGATACCGGACCAAGGCCCGGAACGACGGAAGAGACTCTAAGTAAACTGGAGCCTGTTTTCAGGACCGACGGTGTCATCCATGCCGGCAATGCGAGCCAGATTAGCGATGGGGCAGGTGCCGTTCTTGTGATGAGCCGGGAAAAGGCGGACCGTCTCGGCTTGAAGCCCCGCTTCCGGGTCCATACCAGGGTTGTGATCGGCTCTGATCCTACTCTCATGCTGACCGGTCCGATTCCGGCTACTGAGCTGGTGCTGAAAAAATCAGGTTTAACGCTGAACGATATCGATGTGTTCGAGGTAAACGAGGCTTTTGCCTCTGTTCCGCTGGCATGGCTTCGTGAAACCGGTGCAGATCCAGGTAAACTGAACCCGAATGGCGGCGCGATCGCTCTCGGTCATCCGTTAGGTGCAAGCGGCATCCGCCTTTTGACAGCGATGATGAGCAAACTCGAACGTACCGGCGGCCGGTACGGACTTCAGACGATGTGCGAAGGCTACGGCATGGCAAACGCCACCATTATTGAACGGCTTTGA
- a CDS encoding ribonuclease H family protein, which produces MAFYVSDGSSTEKKIGAGIVRSEGFSKAYYAFTANTRSHQSVGAECFAIHKAVQLMNIHGDRQATLVTDFKHIIDLYEGIRIPVRPVPPWVIRALNDLKEIRARGVHLTLRHRSDLPPILDYASSHRLSRAYKWAEPPIDYDIEPHAPPAPVAIIDTVCPDACSREKVFFENRHIVQDWRLPKAMAVSSPEHLRFTSGFIFQQTAGRRWVVLDDRKEPCVIGRSLVDVLASVFFAIEPSGEPVRVNEHAMYLLKTVPAEEQDEAYYTVVSRMTAFPISVFADFPLMSQVPGIEHISEVAAFGPSRPMLG; this is translated from the coding sequence GTGGCCTTTTATGTAAGTGACGGCAGCTCTACCGAGAAAAAGATCGGCGCCGGTATTGTCCGTTCTGAAGGTTTTTCGAAAGCCTATTACGCCTTTACTGCAAACACGCGCTCACACCAGTCTGTGGGAGCCGAATGCTTTGCAATCCATAAAGCAGTACAGCTCATGAACATACACGGGGACAGGCAGGCAACACTTGTTACAGATTTTAAGCACATCATTGATCTTTATGAAGGAATCCGCATACCGGTTCGGCCAGTTCCACCCTGGGTGATCCGGGCCTTAAACGATCTGAAGGAGATTCGTGCCCGTGGTGTGCATCTTACACTCCGGCACCGCAGCGATCTGCCCCCAATTCTGGATTATGCCTCATCCCATAGGCTCAGCAGGGCATACAAATGGGCTGAGCCGCCAATTGATTATGACATTGAGCCGCATGCACCGCCTGCTCCAGTGGCTATCATTGATACTGTCTGCCCGGATGCCTGTTCACGGGAAAAAGTGTTTTTTGAAAACCGTCACATTGTTCAGGATTGGCGGCTGCCCAAGGCGATGGCCGTCAGCTCCCCGGAGCATCTGAGGTTCACGAGCGGGTTCATTTTTCAGCAGACCGCCGGAAGAAGGTGGGTGGTACTGGATGACCGGAAAGAGCCATGTGTGATCGGCCGTTCTCTCGTTGACGTGCTGGCATCCGTGTTTTTTGCCATTGAACCGAGCGGAGAACCGGTCCGTGTCAACGAGCATGCCATGTATCTTCTGAAGACAGTTCCGGCGGAAGAGCAGGACGAAGCCTATTATACTGTCGTTTCACGAATGACAGCATTCCCAATCAGCGTGTTTGCTGATTTCCCTCTTATGAGTCAGGTGCCCGGGATTGAACACATCAGTGAGGTCGCTGCGTTTGGTCCGAGCAGGCCAATGCTCGGCTGA
- a CDS encoding sensor histidine kinase — MWELMLAMLERLGIIVAAAFVMTRFKFVRHLIDRREIGSRHKLNVIVMFGLFGILGTYSGITVNAGEETYIRWAFDLGEGEAIANSRVIGVVVAGLLGGWAVGLGAGLIAGVHRIFLGGFTGLACGIATILAGLLAGWFFKKKRLVSLKTAFFVGALAEAIQMTIILIAARPFYQALQLVESIGLPMIVANGIGAAIFILIVRNVRDEQERSGAIEAQKALRLADYTLQYLRQGLNAQSARGVCDILLKETKVDAVAVTDREKVMAFAGAGRMFHESDEQIKTGATRHVLADGEPIIAKKEDVYCGNDDCPLRTAIIAPLKMKDETIGTLKFYFTSEEAVTPTTVELCRGLSTVLSHQLELSEVERHSELAREAEIKALQAQVSPHFLFNAINTIVSMIRTDPDKARKVLVSLSRYFRQNLAGANATVTTLAEELRHVQAYLEIEEARFSDRLTVSYEVDDSALSATIPPMILQPLVENAVKHGIKDVDEHGAIRIIIAREHDKVRVRIQDNGAGMTDDRLSEIGNMQVESETGTGIGIANVNRRLTIQAGKEAGLRYTSSPGEGTEVTFTINAEGGDRP, encoded by the coding sequence ATGTGGGAATTGATGCTTGCCATGCTGGAACGCCTCGGCATTATTGTTGCTGCCGCGTTTGTGATGACACGGTTTAAGTTTGTCCGTCACCTTATTGACCGGCGGGAGATCGGATCCCGGCACAAGCTGAACGTCATTGTGATGTTCGGTTTGTTCGGCATTCTAGGCACCTATTCGGGCATCACGGTCAATGCCGGAGAGGAAACATACATAAGATGGGCGTTTGACCTTGGGGAAGGAGAGGCGATCGCTAATTCCCGGGTGATTGGTGTTGTGGTTGCCGGACTTCTTGGAGGATGGGCAGTCGGACTTGGTGCCGGCCTGATTGCCGGGGTGCACCGGATTTTTCTCGGTGGTTTTACCGGTCTGGCTTGTGGCATTGCCACGATTCTTGCTGGTCTTCTGGCCGGCTGGTTTTTTAAAAAGAAACGGCTCGTTTCTCTTAAGACGGCGTTTTTTGTCGGTGCACTGGCTGAAGCCATTCAGATGACGATTATTCTGATCGCAGCCCGTCCATTCTATCAGGCACTCCAGCTGGTTGAAAGTATCGGCCTTCCGATGATTGTTGCCAATGGCATCGGCGCTGCGATTTTTATATTGATCGTCAGAAATGTACGTGACGAGCAGGAGCGTTCCGGGGCGATTGAAGCTCAAAAGGCACTCCGGCTTGCGGATTATACGCTTCAGTACCTCAGACAGGGACTGAATGCTCAGTCTGCCCGGGGTGTATGCGATATTCTTCTTAAAGAAACAAAAGTTGACGCTGTGGCCGTAACCGACAGGGAAAAGGTGATGGCGTTTGCCGGCGCGGGGCGGATGTTTCACGAATCGGATGAACAGATTAAAACCGGGGCGACCCGTCATGTCCTTGCAGACGGCGAACCGATTATTGCAAAGAAGGAAGATGTCTACTGCGGAAATGATGACTGTCCCCTTCGGACCGCCATTATCGCGCCTCTTAAAATGAAAGACGAAACAATTGGGACACTTAAATTTTACTTCACATCCGAGGAAGCCGTCACACCGACCACTGTGGAGCTTTGCAGGGGCCTTTCCACAGTTCTCAGCCACCAGCTTGAGCTCTCTGAAGTGGAGAGGCACTCAGAACTGGCTCGGGAAGCGGAGATCAAAGCGCTTCAGGCGCAGGTGAGCCCTCACTTTTTGTTTAATGCAATCAATACGATCGTTTCCATGATCCGCACCGACCCGGATAAAGCGAGAAAAGTGCTCGTTTCTCTCAGCCGCTACTTCAGACAGAACCTGGCAGGAGCCAATGCGACGGTCACGACCCTGGCAGAAGAACTCCGCCACGTACAGGCTTACCTGGAAATTGAGGAAGCCCGCTTTTCCGACCGGCTGACAGTCAGCTATGAAGTGGACGATTCGGCACTGTCGGCAACCATCCCGCCCATGATTCTGCAGCCATTGGTTGAGAACGCTGTGAAGCATGGCATAAAGGATGTGGACGAACATGGTGCCATACGAATTATCATTGCACGGGAACATGACAAAGTAAGAGTCCGTATCCAGGATAACGGTGCGGGTATGACAGATGACCGGCTTAGTGAAATCGGGAATATGCAGGTGGAATCAGAGACCGGTACAGGGATCGGGATTGCCAACGTGAATCGGCGCCTTACGATCCAGGCGGGAAAAGAAGCAGGGCTACGCTATACGAGCAGTCCCGGAGAAGGAACGGAAGTTACGTTTACGATCAATGCTGAAGGAGGGGATAGGCCATGA
- a CDS encoding LytR/AlgR family response regulator transcription factor, whose protein sequence is MTKIRAIIVDDEPHSRDELRFLLSSYEEVTVTGEAGSGEKGLQLILSEEPDLVFLDIEMPGMNGMDLAASLKKLKQMPLIVFATAYPDYAAKAFRVQALDYLLKPYDEDELKETIALVKQRFTNDLVKKQEKSERLGKLPVDDEGRIIYLAPEDISYFYREERETVICTAGKRYRSKMPMKELEEKLHQYSFFKTHKSYIVNLDHVAELIPWLNGAYHVKMDDRPEEIPVSRNYVKELRERLEL, encoded by the coding sequence ATGACAAAGATCCGTGCCATCATTGTGGATGATGAACCCCACAGCAGGGATGAACTTCGTTTTCTGCTCAGCAGTTATGAAGAAGTGACGGTTACAGGCGAAGCAGGGTCCGGTGAAAAAGGGCTTCAGCTGATTCTCAGTGAGGAGCCGGACCTCGTATTCCTGGATATTGAAATGCCGGGGATGAATGGAATGGATCTCGCAGCTTCACTTAAGAAATTAAAGCAAATGCCGCTCATCGTATTTGCCACAGCTTATCCCGACTACGCGGCAAAGGCGTTCCGGGTGCAGGCGCTGGACTATCTTCTCAAACCATACGATGAAGACGAGCTTAAAGAAACGATTGCACTGGTAAAGCAGCGGTTTACAAATGATCTGGTGAAAAAGCAGGAGAAGTCAGAACGTCTCGGCAAACTGCCTGTGGATGACGAAGGAAGAATCATTTATCTTGCACCGGAGGATATCTCGTATTTTTACAGAGAGGAAAGGGAAACAGTCATTTGTACAGCCGGGAAACGATACCGCTCGAAGATGCCGATGAAGGAACTGGAGGAAAAACTGCATCAGTACTCTTTTTTCAAAACACATAAAAGCTACATTGTAAATCTGGACCATGTGGCCGAACTCATTCCATGGCTAAACGGTGCCTACCATGTAAAAATGGATGACAGGCCGGAAGAAATTCCCGTCAGCCGCAACTATGTCAAAGAGCTCCGTGAGCGGCTGGAGCTCTGA